In Opitutaceae bacterium TAV5, one genomic interval encodes:
- a CDS encoding transaldolase — protein MKIWLASADLKLIEEHFPAGIFSGVITNPKVVAEAGRPPLEFFREVCRIAPAAWYQLRDASAAGMLKEAETFLAIDPEKMRIKVPATRAGFEVIATLSKRNHQVMATIVPTASWLVFALAAGARFVAPYGGMLQKRGLASKMEEVVRMQRIIDAQKSAAELCVGIYDVTEFPVYAAQGVRSCFVWGRDVASFLSQPLVDEAAAGFHGDWEALSVY, from the coding sequence ATGAAAATATGGCTCGCCAGCGCTGACCTGAAACTGATCGAGGAACATTTCCCTGCGGGGATTTTTTCCGGAGTCATCACCAATCCCAAAGTTGTGGCCGAGGCCGGGCGCCCGCCGCTCGAATTTTTCCGGGAAGTGTGCCGGATCGCGCCTGCCGCCTGGTATCAGTTGCGCGACGCCTCTGCCGCCGGGATGCTGAAAGAGGCCGAAACCTTTCTCGCCATCGATCCTGAAAAAATGCGGATCAAGGTGCCGGCGACACGAGCCGGGTTTGAGGTAATCGCAACCCTGTCGAAGCGTAACCATCAGGTGATGGCGACGATCGTGCCCACGGCTTCGTGGCTCGTCTTTGCGCTGGCCGCCGGAGCGCGCTTTGTCGCTCCGTACGGCGGCATGCTCCAGAAGCGGGGACTGGCGAGCAAGATGGAGGAGGTGGTCAGGATGCAACGGATCATCGACGCCCAAAAATCCGCGGCGGAGTTGTGCGTCGGCATTTACGACGTAACCGAATTTCCGGTGTATGCCGCGCAAGGCGTCCGTTCCTGCTTTGTGTGGGGTCGGGATGTCGCCTCCTTCCTGAGCCAGCCGCTGGTCGACGAAGCCGCGGCCGGTTTCCATGGCGACTGGGAAGCGTTGAGCGTTTATTGA
- a CDS encoding AraC family transcriptional regulator produces MIERKRWSDLVGASDWFHLARIRFFSGRLSKMHTHDFPELFFVEEGSGLHEINGQNKKLFHGDLVFVRAKDCHRLETRNERNDEGFVLINLAFSPALLRDLSRRTPEISMLFPAHDKLPVRWQLSPTQAEWFREEVRHLADGGRRRLPVEFFLLGIALQLSSRAADPLMMARPATARDDIAPFSAPLPDWLAHACTEIGRPENFARGVPAFVKLAGRGPEHVARTCRALLGQSPTELVNRIRIGHAARELRLGEKPVTEIALECGFGNLAHFYDLFRAAHGQTPLRYRRAHQHAML; encoded by the coding sequence ATGATCGAGCGCAAACGATGGAGCGACCTTGTCGGGGCCAGTGACTGGTTTCACCTCGCAAGAATCCGGTTTTTTTCAGGCCGCCTCTCGAAAATGCACACTCACGATTTTCCTGAACTCTTCTTCGTGGAAGAGGGTTCGGGACTTCACGAGATCAACGGACAGAATAAAAAACTATTCCACGGTGATCTCGTTTTCGTGCGTGCAAAGGATTGCCATCGTCTGGAGACCCGAAACGAGCGGAACGACGAGGGATTCGTCCTGATCAATCTGGCCTTTTCTCCAGCCCTGCTCCGCGATCTTTCCCGCCGCACTCCGGAAATCTCCATGCTGTTTCCTGCACATGACAAATTGCCCGTTCGCTGGCAGCTTTCCCCGACACAGGCCGAATGGTTTCGCGAGGAAGTGCGGCATCTTGCAGACGGGGGACGGCGCCGGCTGCCGGTCGAATTTTTCCTGCTCGGAATCGCCTTGCAACTCTCCTCCCGCGCCGCCGATCCCTTGATGATGGCGAGACCGGCGACGGCTCGCGATGATATCGCGCCTTTCTCCGCTCCCCTCCCCGACTGGCTGGCGCATGCCTGTACGGAAATCGGACGTCCGGAAAACTTCGCGCGAGGCGTTCCGGCATTCGTAAAACTGGCGGGCCGCGGACCCGAGCATGTGGCGCGCACCTGCCGCGCCCTGCTTGGCCAAAGCCCGACCGAACTGGTCAACCGGATACGAATCGGACATGCGGCGCGGGAGTTGCGGCTCGGCGAGAAACCGGTGACGGAAATCGCACTCGAATGCGGATTCGGCAATCTGGCCCATTTTTACGATCTGTTCCGCGCCGCCCATGGCCAAACGCCGCTGCGCTACCGCCGGGCCCACCAGCACGCCATGCTGTGA
- a CDS encoding carbohydrate kinase: protein MSLLVTGNTVVDIVFPGVKRLPEWPRHTESTPDNLVLLSRAPIMTLGGNGANAAWVAARCGARVELHTRIGPDAAGRLARSWLDEAGCEVRVAGGSRTAGASTAVNVTAANVRHGRATFFHPGQPVAMPSGLATWQEMPSWILVCGFPHPPLPSIARGFRGAIRRGAFTALDTGPILGRPWTLASLRPVLGSLSLLLANEYELGKIAGTADPDEMIRRVRRVFSGHLVVKRGAEGARWIPALSGECFDVPAPRVRVVNTIGAGDSFNGALLAALDGGAGFAAAVRTACAVAASVVASPDGVLGMKPP, encoded by the coding sequence ATGAGCCTCCTCGTCACAGGAAATACCGTTGTCGATATCGTGTTTCCCGGCGTGAAGCGATTGCCGGAGTGGCCACGGCACACCGAATCGACGCCGGACAATCTCGTCCTGTTGTCCCGGGCGCCGATCATGACGCTCGGGGGCAATGGCGCCAACGCGGCCTGGGTCGCGGCGCGTTGTGGCGCCCGTGTTGAACTGCATACCCGGATCGGTCCGGATGCCGCCGGCCGGCTTGCCCGTTCCTGGCTTGACGAGGCAGGCTGCGAGGTACGCGTGGCAGGCGGTTCCAGGACGGCCGGGGCGTCGACGGCCGTCAATGTCACCGCCGCCAATGTGCGGCATGGGCGCGCAACGTTTTTTCATCCGGGCCAGCCCGTGGCGATGCCATCCGGCCTGGCGACGTGGCAGGAAATGCCTTCGTGGATACTGGTTTGCGGCTTTCCGCATCCTCCGCTCCCGTCGATCGCACGGGGCTTTCGCGGGGCCATCCGACGCGGCGCGTTTACCGCGCTGGATACCGGTCCCATTCTCGGCCGCCCTTGGACGCTGGCAAGTCTGCGACCGGTGCTGGGTTCCCTTTCGCTCCTTCTCGCGAACGAATACGAACTTGGAAAAATCGCCGGAACTGCCGACCCAGACGAAATGATCCGGCGCGTGCGGCGGGTGTTTTCCGGCCACCTTGTCGTCAAACGCGGAGCCGAAGGAGCCCGCTGGATACCCGCGTTGTCCGGCGAATGTTTCGATGTCCCCGCGCCCCGTGTGCGCGTGGTCAACACCATCGGAGCCGGCGACAGTTTTAACGGAGCCTTGCTGGCTGCGCTCGATGGCGGAGCCGGTTTTGCCGCGGCGGTGCGAACCGCGTGCGCGGTGGCCGCAAGCGTGGTGGCGTCGCCGGATGGCGTCCTCGGCATGAAGCCGCCGTGA
- a CDS encoding LacI family transcriptional regulator, protein MNNGKQSAGNGGGSEESAGPRIALKEVAEAAGVSRMTVSLALRNHPALAAATGERIRTIAARLGYQPDPEVGRVMAQIRARRRVHRPATVAYLTAHATRQGWKKFPTQVAYREGAARRAEACGYKLEEFWLNEPGMSERRLGDVIRNRGINGVIVAPLPVSRMMFQDFPWEWFSAVELGYSLPSPALSRACSHQFQSMQLLVEQLRKQGYRRIGFAMEEDQDSRVRHNWRGGYLSACSLFRDLEQVPMLLDADWTRERFGKWRATHRPDVILTTGPEVLEWIPRDARSNAPEVAVSLVNMDSVPAHDRMWVSGIDQNSTQVGAAGVDLLISLMNSNERGIPRVPRILMVEGEFIQAKRVCA, encoded by the coding sequence ATGAACAACGGGAAACAGTCGGCCGGAAATGGCGGTGGCAGCGAGGAGAGCGCGGGGCCGCGGATCGCGTTGAAGGAGGTGGCGGAGGCGGCGGGAGTCTCGCGCATGACGGTATCGCTGGCGTTGCGCAATCATCCCGCTCTCGCCGCGGCCACCGGCGAACGGATACGGACAATCGCGGCGCGGCTCGGTTATCAGCCGGATCCCGAAGTGGGACGCGTCATGGCGCAAATCCGCGCGCGGCGGCGTGTGCATCGTCCCGCAACGGTCGCCTACCTGACGGCGCATGCCACACGCCAGGGATGGAAAAAATTCCCCACGCAGGTTGCCTATCGGGAGGGAGCCGCGCGGCGGGCGGAAGCATGCGGATACAAGCTCGAGGAGTTCTGGCTCAACGAGCCGGGCATGAGCGAAAGACGTCTGGGCGATGTGATTCGCAACCGGGGCATCAACGGGGTGATCGTCGCTCCGCTGCCTGTTTCCCGGATGATGTTTCAGGATTTCCCGTGGGAGTGGTTTTCCGCCGTGGAACTGGGCTATTCACTGCCGTCGCCTGCCTTGTCGCGCGCGTGCAGTCATCAGTTTCAGTCCATGCAATTGCTGGTCGAACAGCTCCGCAAGCAGGGCTATCGGCGCATCGGTTTTGCGATGGAGGAGGACCAGGATTCCCGGGTGCGGCATAACTGGCGTGGCGGCTATCTGTCCGCTTGCAGCCTGTTTCGGGATCTTGAGCAGGTTCCGATGCTGCTGGATGCAGACTGGACACGCGAACGGTTTGGCAAATGGCGGGCAACGCATCGGCCCGACGTCATTCTGACCACCGGCCCCGAGGTGCTGGAATGGATACCGCGCGATGCCAGAAGCAACGCACCCGAGGTAGCGGTGAGCCTGGTTAACATGGACTCGGTTCCTGCCCATGACAGGATGTGGGTTTCCGGCATCGATCAGAACTCGACGCAGGTCGGCGCGGCCGGGGTGGATTTGTTGATTTCGCTGATGAACTCCAACGAGCGCGGCATCCCGCGGGTGCCGCGCATTCTGATGGTCGAGGGAGAATTCATTCAGGCGAAACGCGTGTGTGCATAG
- a CDS encoding transcriptional regulator, whose protein sequence is MIMDPSTELRNIDEATRYQAAKNMLRRKVLSGEVGHGEQLQPELELCREINLSRTTVRKAIADLVNEGLLVRYRGRGTFVNIRRSPVQKKLLALLLCQAANVSGAYDLLTQGARQAASKLGYQLLLANSQNEEQAALSQAIMLNEHKVAGTIVVPLQTPAPDVSTEQVIRALVRTGQKVIMADGYSGSDDVPSVCSQNREAMYTLTSHLIARGYRRIAFLTSYRVEVVQEREDGFRRAMAEHGLEIPPEYFLEVGSRDPARQGIQEVDVFMAMRKRPEAIVCLHDLIALNVIRRCEERGWSVPRDVAVTGFDDLPQAARSDPPLTTMHQPLRALGTRAVELLVQCLREEPLPVLHERLPCRLIVRQSCGSSSA, encoded by the coding sequence ATGATCATGGATCCATCCACCGAACTCCGGAATATCGACGAGGCCACCCGCTATCAGGCGGCCAAAAACATGCTGCGCCGCAAGGTCCTGAGCGGCGAGGTCGGGCATGGCGAGCAACTCCAGCCCGAGCTCGAACTGTGCCGCGAGATCAATCTCTCGCGCACCACCGTGCGCAAGGCCATCGCCGATCTCGTCAACGAAGGGCTGCTCGTGCGTTATCGCGGACGCGGCACGTTTGTGAACATCCGCCGTTCTCCCGTGCAGAAAAAGCTGCTCGCGCTGCTCCTCTGCCAGGCCGCCAACGTTTCCGGCGCCTACGACCTGCTGACCCAGGGCGCGCGCCAGGCCGCCTCGAAACTCGGCTACCAGCTTCTCCTCGCCAACTCGCAGAACGAGGAACAGGCCGCGCTCTCGCAGGCGATCATGCTCAACGAACACAAGGTCGCCGGCACGATCGTCGTGCCGCTCCAGACTCCCGCCCCGGATGTCTCCACCGAACAGGTCATTCGCGCCTTGGTGCGCACCGGCCAGAAAGTGATCATGGCCGACGGGTATTCGGGCAGCGACGACGTTCCCAGCGTATGCAGCCAGAACCGCGAGGCGATGTACACGCTCACCAGCCATCTGATTGCCCGCGGCTACCGTCGCATCGCCTTCCTCACGAGTTACCGCGTCGAGGTTGTCCAGGAACGCGAAGACGGTTTCCGGCGGGCGATGGCGGAGCACGGACTGGAAATCCCGCCGGAGTATTTTCTTGAAGTCGGCAGCCGCGATCCCGCGCGGCAGGGCATCCAGGAAGTCGATGTCTTTATGGCCATGCGCAAGCGCCCGGAAGCGATCGTATGCCTGCATGATCTGATCGCGCTCAATGTCATCCGGCGCTGTGAAGAACGCGGCTGGAGCGTGCCGCGCGATGTGGCGGTCACCGGCTTCGACGATCTCCCGCAGGCGGCAAGATCGGATCCGCCGCTCACCACCATGCACCAGCCTCTCAGGGCGCTCGGCACCCGCGCCGTCGAATTGCTCGTCCAGTGCCTGCGCGAAGAGCCGCTGCCCGTCCTTCACGAACGCCTGCCCTGCCGGTTGATTGTCCGCCAGTCCTGCGGGTCCTCTTCCGCCTGA